The Myxococcus fulvus genome has a window encoding:
- a CDS encoding AgmX/PglI C-terminal domain-containing protein, protein MPRTAALLLLLSTLACHHSPDHSRPPRGQDRLTRLLEGPLDADSIRAVIQENREEIRQCYWWVWGTRPLRYGKTTIRFVIAADGYVSEAKVEKTTLYESEMEDCIVGQVRTWRFPKPSTKLGKVVVSYPFIFKQPS, encoded by the coding sequence ATGCCGCGCACCGCCGCCCTCCTGCTCCTTTTGTCGACCCTCGCCTGCCACCACTCCCCCGACCACTCGCGCCCCCCTCGCGGCCAGGACCGGTTGACCCGGCTGCTCGAGGGCCCGCTCGACGCGGACTCGATTCGAGCGGTCATCCAGGAGAACCGCGAGGAGATTCGCCAGTGCTACTGGTGGGTCTGGGGCACACGGCCGCTGCGGTACGGGAAGACCACCATCCGCTTCGTCATCGCGGCCGATGGATACGTCTCCGAGGCCAAGGTCGAGAAGACGACCCTGTACGAATCGGAGATGGAGGACTGCATCGTCGGCCAGGTCCGGACCTGGCGGTTTCCGAAGCCCTCCACGAAGCTCGGAAAGGTCGTCGTGAGCTACCCCTTCATCTTCAAGCAACCCTCCTGA
- a CDS encoding VOC family protein has product MRISMNSVFVDDQAKAQKFYTEKLGFVTKVDVPAGGARWLTVVSPDDPNGTELLLEPNGHPAATAYQKAIFADGIPATAFTSTNIHEEYERLKARGVVFTKEPTQFGPAIIATFEDTCGNLIQMLQVVGQP; this is encoded by the coding sequence ATGCGCATCTCGATGAATAGCGTGTTCGTCGACGACCAGGCCAAGGCCCAGAAGTTCTACACGGAGAAGCTGGGCTTCGTGACGAAGGTGGACGTGCCCGCGGGTGGAGCGCGCTGGCTGACGGTGGTGTCGCCGGACGACCCGAACGGCACGGAGCTGCTACTGGAGCCCAACGGGCACCCGGCGGCGACGGCCTACCAGAAGGCCATCTTCGCGGATGGCATCCCGGCCACGGCCTTCACGTCGACGAACATCCACGAGGAATATGAGCGCCTGAAGGCGCGCGGCGTGGTGTTCACGAAGGAGCCCACCCAGTTCGGGCCCGCCATCATCGCCACGTTCGAGGACACCTGCGGCAATCTCATCCAGATGCTCCAGGTCGTGGGACAGCCCTGA
- a CDS encoding sigma-70 family RNA polymerase sigma factor, with translation MSGSEHEEDMAFARACARQDASALTEFESRFIPSLRKALLHRGLEATVADEALQLLRVKLFLPSGERAPRIADYEGQGSLLAWLRVAALRTALNLMRERKISLDLDDSKLAETSVPDVDMDRRFIQERYREDFAVAFQDALGALEPRGRTLLRLHLVEGMGTAQIARAYQVDRSTVKRWLAQFRERLRQDVRDRLAARLGENSEGLTSLLRVLQSQLDLSIRSVMRDATPS, from the coding sequence ATGAGTGGCTCCGAGCATGAAGAGGACATGGCCTTCGCGCGCGCCTGTGCGCGGCAGGACGCCAGTGCCCTGACCGAGTTCGAGTCGCGCTTCATCCCCTCGCTCCGCAAGGCGCTGCTGCACAGGGGCCTGGAGGCCACCGTGGCGGACGAGGCGCTCCAGTTGCTGCGCGTGAAGCTCTTCCTTCCCAGCGGAGAGCGCGCGCCGCGCATCGCCGACTACGAGGGACAGGGCTCGTTGCTGGCGTGGCTCCGCGTGGCCGCCCTGCGCACCGCGCTCAATCTGATGCGAGAGCGGAAGATTTCGCTCGACCTGGATGATTCCAAGCTCGCGGAGACGAGCGTCCCGGACGTGGACATGGACCGGCGCTTCATCCAGGAGCGCTACCGCGAGGACTTCGCGGTGGCGTTCCAGGATGCGCTCGGCGCGCTGGAGCCCCGGGGGCGGACGCTGCTGCGGCTGCACCTGGTGGAGGGGATGGGCACGGCGCAGATCGCCCGTGCGTACCAGGTGGACCGCTCCACGGTGAAGCGGTGGCTGGCGCAGTTCCGTGAGCGGCTGCGGCAGGACGTACGCGACCGCCTCGCGGCCCGGTTGGGCGAGAACTCCGAGGGGCTCACCAGCCTGCTGCGGGTGCTCCAGAGCCAGCTGGACCTGAGCATCCGCTCGGTGATGCGCGACGCGACGCCGTCTTGA
- a CDS encoding LysR substrate-binding domain-containing protein, whose amino-acid sequence MELRHLRYFTAVADTLHFGRAARRVHVSQPTLSQQIRQLEEELETPLFERSRAGVRLTQAGELFRSYASRALEDVDAGRMAVGALRGLATGALRVGYPPSMRGLVVPALAAVLRRHPGLALSAEELVVRRMERRLTDGKLDVGLGYAPARAPDLDTEPVFDSRLALVVARGHVLAGAETVGVKQLTNEPFALLSPGLRVRSRVDAYFATLKLSPRIALESNAVGTVLAIVRAGLAVTVLPEPRLADVERLVVKRLSPAPRSELAALLWRKGAPRAPAAELFAAEVRARAKESGS is encoded by the coding sequence ATGGAACTCCGACACCTGCGCTACTTCACCGCCGTGGCCGACACGCTGCACTTCGGCCGGGCCGCGCGGCGGGTCCACGTCTCGCAGCCCACGCTGTCGCAGCAGATCCGCCAGCTGGAGGAGGAGCTGGAGACGCCCCTCTTCGAGCGCTCTCGCGCGGGCGTGCGGCTGACGCAGGCCGGAGAGCTGTTCCGCAGCTACGCTTCGCGCGCGTTGGAGGACGTGGACGCGGGACGGATGGCGGTGGGCGCGCTGCGAGGACTGGCCACGGGCGCGCTGCGCGTGGGTTATCCGCCCAGCATGCGCGGGCTCGTCGTCCCCGCGCTCGCCGCCGTCCTGCGCCGTCACCCTGGCCTTGCGCTCAGCGCGGAAGAGCTGGTGGTGCGCAGGATGGAGCGGCGCCTGACGGACGGAAAGCTGGACGTGGGGCTGGGCTACGCGCCTGCGCGCGCACCGGACCTGGACACGGAGCCGGTGTTCGACAGCCGGCTCGCGCTCGTCGTCGCGCGAGGCCATGTGCTCGCGGGCGCGGAGACGGTGGGTGTGAAGCAGCTCACGAACGAGCCGTTCGCCCTGCTCTCCCCGGGCCTGCGGGTGCGCTCGCGCGTGGACGCGTACTTCGCCACGCTGAAGCTGTCCCCGCGCATCGCGCTGGAGTCCAACGCCGTGGGCACGGTGCTCGCCATCGTCCGCGCGGGGCTCGCCGTCACGGTGCTGCCCGAGCCGCGCCTGGCCGACGTGGAGCGACTGGTCGTCAAGCGGCTGTCCCCGGCGCCGCGCTCCGAGCTGGCCGCCCTCCTCTGGCGCAAGGGTGCGCCCCGAGCCCCCGCCGCCGAGCTGTTCGCCGCCGAGGTCCGCGCCCGCGCCAAGGAGTCCGGAAGCTGA
- a CDS encoding phytanoyl-CoA dioxygenase family protein: MQQFIEQGFVRLDDAFPKEVAAEARAILWKDTGCSPDDPSSWTRPVVRLGEYTQDVFRTAANTPRLKAAYDQLVGVERWWPRMSLGSFPVRFPSAENPGDDGWHVDVSFPPPGGTDSFFEWRSNVSTQGRALLMLFLFSDVGENDAPTRIRIGSHHDVARMLAPAGDAGLSFMELAQRMDATASRPEALATGDAGTVYLCHPFIAHAAQPHRGTRPRFMAQPPLFPRKPFNLEQDDCPLVVAIRQALATTKA, translated from the coding sequence TTGCAACAGTTCATCGAGCAGGGCTTCGTCCGGCTCGATGACGCCTTCCCGAAGGAGGTCGCCGCCGAGGCGCGCGCCATCCTCTGGAAGGACACCGGCTGTTCACCCGACGACCCTTCGAGCTGGACACGCCCCGTCGTCCGGCTCGGCGAGTACACGCAGGACGTCTTCCGGACGGCCGCGAACACGCCGAGGCTGAAGGCCGCGTACGACCAGCTCGTCGGCGTCGAGCGCTGGTGGCCCAGGATGAGCCTGGGCTCCTTCCCGGTCCGCTTCCCCAGCGCCGAGAACCCCGGTGACGACGGCTGGCACGTCGACGTCAGCTTCCCTCCACCGGGTGGCACCGACTCCTTCTTCGAGTGGCGCAGCAACGTCTCCACCCAGGGGCGCGCGCTCCTGATGCTCTTCTTGTTCTCCGACGTCGGAGAGAACGACGCGCCCACGCGCATCCGCATCGGCTCGCATCACGACGTCGCGCGGATGCTGGCTCCCGCCGGAGACGCGGGCCTGTCCTTCATGGAGCTGGCCCAGCGGATGGACGCCACCGCGTCACGGCCGGAGGCGCTGGCCACGGGCGACGCGGGGACCGTCTATCTCTGCCACCCGTTCATCGCCCATGCCGCGCAGCCGCACCGGGGCACCCGCCCCCGCTTCATGGCGCAGCCTCCGCTCTTCCCTCGCAAGCCGTTCAATCTGGAGCAGGACGACTGTCCCCTGGTGGTCGCCATCCGTCAGGCGCTCGCGACGACGAAGGCCTGA